A part of Candidatus Electrothrix aestuarii genomic DNA contains:
- a CDS encoding SET domain-containing protein: MLLIKTYIDKSPIHGIGVFASEFIKKGTVIWEFNPLVDIILTPDQFKELPEVMQEFAEYISIPYPYGADNYCLSLDNGQYMNHSFDPNMGPCPERGVVDIALRDIPKGAEVMVDYSVEDHRTDWAELFKE, encoded by the coding sequence ATGTTGTTGATAAAAACCTATATTGATAAGAGCCCTATTCATGGAATCGGTGTTTTTGCAAGCGAGTTTATCAAAAAAGGAACAGTTATATGGGAGTTTAATCCTCTCGTAGATATAATCTTAACCCCGGATCAATTTAAAGAACTTCCTGAGGTGATGCAGGAGTTTGCCGAATACATTTCTATCCCTTACCCCTATGGTGCGGATAATTACTGCTTATCCCTTGATAACGGGCAGTATATGAACCACAGCTTTGATCCTAATATGGGGCCGTGCCCAGAAAGAGGCGTTGTCGATATCGCTTTACGGGATATACCGAAAGGAGCAGAAGTGATGGTTGATTATTCTGTGGAGGATCATCGTACTGACTGGGCTGAATTATTTAAGGAATGA
- a CDS encoding transketolase has protein sequence MSLKFNPAASELTAEEIATLKEMRTRCAKRILLSTSLAASGHPGGSLSSLDMLLVAYGLINHDPSNPRMAERDRMVESIGHISPGVYSVLAENGYFSEEDFLIGFRRTGSGFPGHVESIVPGVEWDTGNLGQGLSTAVGMAHAFKIQGKKNRVFCLMGDGEQQKGQITEAIRHAVKYKLDNLTVLIDRNQLQICGSTEDIMPQCMQKLYGGLGFNPVVVKEGHDYQALYQAMRDAYRNISGVPTVLVVKTVMGKGISFMENKAKYHGSPLPPDMLADALAELGVENDFEQWKERRNEPVSTATIMPPRADYPDVKPGEPIVYAADEKTDCRSGYGNALLGLAEANNMPDQPPVITGVSCDLEGSVKMGDFHKHSPGGYLELGIQEHHAAATAGAMSCENMVTFFSTFGSFAVSEVYNQNRLNDFNHANIKVVATHVGLDVGEDGPTHQCIDYLGLMKNYFRFSAFIPCDPNQTDRIIRYIATQPGNHFVGMGRSKTPTITKEDGSVFYDADYVFTPGKADWLRQGTDATIITYGAVTPACIEAWQILKDAGKSVGVLNMASLIPLDEQAVADAATIGPIVTAEDHHADTGLGASVAMTLMDKGLSPKLRRLGVKQYGGSGSPADLYKQQGLDGASIAATVQELLG, from the coding sequence ATGTCTTTAAAATTTAATCCTGCTGCGTCTGAACTGACTGCTGAGGAAATCGCAACCTTGAAGGAGATGCGCACTCGTTGTGCAAAGCGCATCCTGCTGTCCACGTCTTTGGCAGCATCCGGTCATCCCGGTGGATCGCTTTCTTCTCTGGATATGTTGTTGGTGGCCTATGGTTTGATAAACCATGATCCCTCCAACCCCCGTATGGCAGAGCGTGATCGGATGGTGGAGTCTATCGGCCATATTTCTCCAGGTGTCTATAGTGTGTTGGCCGAGAACGGCTATTTTTCTGAAGAGGATTTTCTGATCGGCTTCCGTCGCACCGGCTCTGGTTTTCCTGGTCATGTCGAGTCCATCGTGCCTGGCGTGGAATGGGATACCGGCAATCTGGGCCAGGGCCTGTCGACCGCAGTGGGTATGGCCCATGCCTTTAAGATCCAGGGTAAGAAGAATCGGGTGTTCTGCCTGATGGGTGATGGTGAGCAGCAAAAGGGCCAGATCACTGAGGCCATTCGCCATGCGGTTAAGTACAAACTGGATAACCTGACCGTGCTTATTGATCGTAACCAGCTCCAGATCTGCGGCAGCACAGAGGATATTATGCCCCAGTGCATGCAGAAATTATACGGCGGCCTGGGATTCAATCCCGTTGTTGTGAAAGAGGGCCATGACTATCAGGCTCTGTATCAGGCCATGCGGGATGCTTACCGTAATATCAGCGGGGTGCCTACGGTATTGGTGGTGAAGACCGTGATGGGCAAGGGCATTTCCTTTATGGAGAACAAGGCCAAGTACCACGGTTCTCCGCTACCCCCGGATATGCTGGCTGATGCCCTGGCAGAGCTGGGTGTGGAAAATGATTTTGAGCAGTGGAAAGAACGACGCAATGAGCCGGTAAGCACAGCAACCATCATGCCGCCCCGTGCTGATTATCCCGATGTTAAACCGGGTGAACCCATTGTTTACGCTGCTGATGAAAAAACAGATTGTCGTTCCGGTTACGGAAATGCTCTGTTAGGACTGGCTGAGGCCAATAATATGCCGGACCAGCCACCGGTGATTACCGGGGTATCCTGTGATCTGGAAGGCTCTGTGAAGATGGGTGATTTTCATAAACATTCACCGGGTGGCTACCTGGAGCTGGGGATTCAGGAGCATCATGCTGCGGCCACAGCCGGGGCTATGAGCTGTGAGAATATGGTCACCTTCTTTTCCACCTTTGGTTCCTTTGCTGTCTCTGAGGTCTATAATCAGAATCGCTTGAACGACTTTAATCACGCGAATATCAAGGTGGTGGCTACCCATGTGGGTCTGGATGTGGGCGAGGACGGCCCCACCCACCAGTGTATTGATTACCTGGGCCTGATGAAAAACTACTTTCGTTTTTCTGCTTTTATTCCCTGTGACCCCAACCAGACCGACCGGATTATTCGCTATATCGCCACCCAGCCGGGCAATCATTTTGTTGGTATGGGGCGTTCGAAAACCCCGACCATCACCAAAGAAGATGGTTCTGTCTTTTACGATGCCGACTACGTGTTCACACCGGGTAAAGCAGACTGGCTGCGTCAGGGAACCGATGCCACCATCATTACCTACGGCGCGGTCACCCCGGCCTGTATTGAGGCTTGGCAGATTCTGAAGGATGCGGGAAAATCCGTGGGTGTGCTCAATATGGCCTCCCTGATTCCTTTGGATGAGCAGGCTGTTGCCGATGCTGCTACAATCGGCCCCATTGTCACGGCGGAGGATCATCATGCAGACACCGGTCTGGGTGCTTCTGTTGCTATGACCTTGATGGACAAGGGCCTTTCTCCAAAATTACGTCGCCTTGGGGTAAAGCAGTATGGTGGGTCTGGTAGCCCGGCAGATCTGTACAAACAGCAGGGCTTGGATGGTGCGTCCATTGCAGCCACTGTGCAGGAATTGCTTGGCTGA
- the cas6 gene encoding CRISPR system precrRNA processing endoribonuclease RAMP protein Cas6, whose protein sequence is MHDQDQGNRLHQLTVSKYLFRLRAETSLRLPPYKGSALHGAFGHALKRISPFYYEELCASGNDGAAPRPYVLLPPLDSREHYPAGHPFSCELTLFGRAEQYFPVCHAALEFLGREMGLGLNRGKFTVEGVDRACPPGKPSMANSAANSAMDSAALSCLDIVQFSPIMIRNDALRIYLPTRLRLKSDGHLLSEAPEFHLFFARLLGRINTLASLYGGGKMVEPELREQLLTLAQERIRLDEHTTDACWQDLPRFSGRQKQWMKFGGLLGSVTWQGAAEDFQPFLPYLAIGEWIHVGGKSSFGLGKYVVER, encoded by the coding sequence ATGCATGATCAGGACCAGGGAAACCGGCTGCATCAGCTGACGGTTTCCAAATATCTCTTTCGTCTCCGGGCGGAAACCTCCCTCCGCCTTCCACCTTACAAGGGCAGCGCCTTGCACGGTGCCTTTGGTCACGCTCTGAAGCGTATTTCCCCTTTTTATTATGAGGAACTTTGTGCATCCGGCAATGACGGAGCTGCTCCCCGGCCCTATGTTTTGTTGCCGCCTTTGGATAGCAGGGAACATTATCCTGCGGGTCATCCCTTTTCCTGCGAATTGACTCTGTTTGGCAGGGCCGAGCAGTACTTTCCTGTTTGTCATGCCGCCTTGGAGTTTCTCGGCAGGGAAATGGGGCTTGGGTTGAATCGGGGGAAGTTTACGGTTGAGGGGGTGGACAGGGCCTGTCCACCAGGCAAACCCTCGATGGCGAATTCTGCTGCGAATTCAGCGATGGATTCAGCTGCCCTTTCCTGTCTGGATATTGTGCAATTCAGTCCAATTATGATCAGGAACGATGCCCTGAGGATTTATCTCCCGACCCGCCTGCGTCTCAAGAGCGACGGGCATTTGCTTTCCGAGGCTCCAGAGTTTCACCTCTTTTTTGCCAGATTGCTGGGGCGGATCAACACCTTGGCCAGCCTGTACGGTGGAGGGAAGATGGTGGAGCCGGAGCTCCGTGAGCAGCTGTTGACATTGGCTCAGGAACGTATTCGTCTGGATGAACATACAACCGATGCCTGCTGGCAGGACTTGCCCCGTTTTTCCGGGCGACAGAAACAGTGGATGAAATTCGGCGGCCTGCTCGGGTCAGTGACCTGGCAGGGGGCGGCTGAGGATTTCCAGCCCTTTCTGCCCTACCTGGCCATTGGGGAGTGGATTCATGTGGGGGGAAAGAGCAGTTTCGGCTTGGGGAAATATGTGGTGGAGCGGTAA
- a CDS encoding AAA family ATPase produces the protein MKIPYGESDFKKIITQDFLYVDKTAYIAALENQGSFNILLRPRRFGKTLFLSTLRHYYDILLKDEFQALFGQLAIGHNPTPLRNSYQILEFDFSGIETGSQESIRQGFCWRAGDSLRRFLVRYGYSQDDVRRIEDEERNGPAAMLSYFFALIGEANIYLFIDEYDHFANAILAESLELFTEIVGKGGFVRAFYEVIKIATGQGIVDRLLITGVTSITLDSMTSGFNIGNNITWHKDFNQATGFTAQETGKLIQPFVEACELNQQDVMQALANWYNGYRFSSRAEEKIFNPDMVLYFLRSFDAVECCWPERMLDDNIASDYGKIMRLFGIGDRDRNFEVLEELLVNGEIIGLHKGKLDLDMHKPFERDDFISLLLYMGFITISGTVLSQLRYAVPNYDAFVRSSISWKLVS, from the coding sequence ATGAAAATACCCTACGGCGAAAGCGACTTCAAAAAGATCATCACGCAGGATTTTCTGTATGTTGACAAGACAGCTTATATCGCCGCACTGGAGAACCAGGGGAGCTTTAACATCCTGCTCCGCCCCCGCCGTTTCGGCAAAACCCTTTTTCTCTCCACCCTCCGCCATTATTACGATATCCTGCTCAAGGATGAATTCCAGGCCCTTTTCGGCCAGCTCGCCATAGGTCATAATCCCACCCCGCTCAGAAATAGCTATCAGATCCTTGAGTTTGACTTTAGCGGCATTGAAACCGGCAGCCAGGAAAGCATTCGGCAGGGCTTCTGCTGGCGGGCAGGCGATTCTTTGAGGAGGTTTCTTGTTCGTTACGGTTACAGTCAGGACGATGTCCGGCGTATTGAAGATGAGGAGAGGAACGGACCGGCGGCTATGTTGAGCTATTTTTTCGCTCTCATAGGCGAAGCGAATATCTATCTCTTCATTGATGAATACGACCATTTTGCCAACGCCATCCTTGCTGAAAGCCTGGAATTATTTACCGAGATTGTGGGTAAGGGTGGCTTTGTCCGAGCTTTTTATGAGGTCATCAAGATCGCGACGGGGCAGGGGATTGTTGACCGCCTCCTGATTACCGGCGTGACCTCCATCACCCTGGACAGCATGACCAGCGGCTTTAATATTGGTAACAATATCACCTGGCATAAGGATTTTAATCAGGCAACAGGCTTTACCGCCCAGGAAACCGGGAAACTGATTCAGCCCTTTGTCGAGGCCTGTGAGCTGAATCAGCAGGATGTGATGCAGGCCCTGGCGAATTGGTATAATGGGTATCGCTTCAGCAGCCGGGCAGAGGAAAAGATTTTTAATCCCGACATGGTCTTGTATTTTCTCAGATCTTTTGATGCGGTCGAATGCTGTTGGCCGGAGCGAATGCTGGATGATAATATTGCCTCGGATTACGGCAAGATCATGCGGCTGTTCGGCATCGGAGATCGGGATCGCAATTTTGAGGTCCTTGAAGAGTTGCTCGTCAACGGTGAGATCATCGGACTGCATAAGGGAAAGCTGGATTTGGATATGCATAAGCCCTTTGAACGCGATGACTTTATCAGCCTGCTCCTCTACATGGGTTTTATCACTATCAGCGGCACCGTGCTGAGCCAGCTGCGTTATGCGGTGCCCAATTATGATGCTTTCGTAAGAAGTTCAATTTCGTGGAAACTCGTATCGTAA
- a CDS encoding PD-(D/E)XK nuclease domain-containing protein — MIQKLYYGYFRAEIEQRAQIRVEKHTLENAVAELALHNNIKPLLEEIRKVLALFSNRDFMRMDEKHIKAVLLTLLNQSDVYFVRSEAEINNRYPDILLLERQPIEVRYQFLFELKFSKKKEGEKGMAAKRAEGIAQVREYQGLADIRCLPKLQSYLLLTDGTEIEAVAV; from the coding sequence GTGATTCAAAAGCTCTATTACGGGTATTTCCGGGCAGAGATTGAGCAGCGGGCGCAGATTCGGGTGGAGAAACATACCCTGGAAAATGCGGTAGCGGAGCTGGCCCTGCATAATAATATCAAGCCCTTGCTGGAGGAAATCCGTAAGGTGCTGGCCTTGTTTTCCAATCGTGATTTCATGCGCATGGATGAAAAGCACATCAAGGCCGTGCTCCTGACCCTGCTCAATCAGTCGGATGTCTATTTTGTCCGCAGCGAGGCCGAGATCAATAACCGCTACCCGGACATCCTTTTGCTGGAGCGCCAGCCGATTGAGGTCCGTTATCAGTTCCTCTTTGAGTTGAAGTTCAGCAAGAAAAAGGAGGGGGAAAAGGGGATGGCGGCGAAGCGGGCTGAAGGGATTGCCCAGGTCCGAGAGTATCAGGGGCTTGCCGACATCAGATGCCTGCCCAAGCTGCAATCCTACCTCCTGCTCACCGATGGCACCGAGATTGAGGCGGTGGCGGTATGA